A window of Desulfotignum phosphitoxidans DSM 13687 genomic DNA:
GAGAATGATATCTCTTAAAGGATAAATTCTATGGCTTTCAATAAAGTTCGTTTTTTCGGGTAAATATTCGTTTCTTAGAAAAGGGTCGATTTCCTCTACGATTTTTTGTGCATATGGTGACCATATAGATTGTAATATCGAAACCAGCTTATTATCTAGTGGCTGGCCGGAAACCCCGATTTTGAGATTTTCCGGGGCACATGCCTGACAAAATTTTCAATTGTTGGTCCTCCTGCTATCACAAACCGGGGAAAGTGCTTTCATGATAGTCGTTTTTTGACGACTTTCCCATTTTTCGGGCACACCTGTAGTGTTTGACGTGCTGTTTTTGATGCAATGGCCTGTTTTTAAGCGGCTTTGCGCTGTTCAAACCGTTGCAGCTGTTTCAATCCTTTTTGTTGTATATTATGCCCCATGATCTGGAGGTTTCTTGCCAGAACAGACAGGCCCACGTATCTTTTAAATCCTTGAATACCATGATCCGGGCATCTGTCCAGACCATGATTTTCCAACCCGTTTATAGCCGATTCAACCGCTGAATGTTTTCTTTTAAAACGAATAAAATCCTTTGCTGTTTCTTCTTCACATTCAGCCTTGTTGCATCTGCCTTTTTTCGGGAGCACCAAAATATTCAATGTTTTTTTCAGGTCCATTTTGTTACCAGGGGTATAAAATCCTTTATCAAAACTGCATCCCTTGAGGCCAGAAAATTTGTTTTGTGCCGATCTTACCATTGCAACTGCCACCTTATCATCGGTTTCTTTCTCCATCACCCGGTGGTGCAGGATAAACCCATACTGGTCTTCCAGGATGCATACCCGCAGTCCCAATTCCTGGGGAACACCGGCTTTGCCTTTTGAAATCCATTCCGTGTGAGGTTCGAAAATTGAAAAAATCTTGTCTCTATGCGGGATTTTTTCATCCTGTAACACCCGGCGTTTTATGAGATCAATTTGCCAAAGCGCGAAATTGATATATGTTTGCAACTCTTGGGCTCGGACCGCATTAATAATATCGGATGACTCCATCATTTCAATGGTCGATTTCGCCTTTAAAATGTATTTTTCAGCAAGCTCGATATACGCTTTGTGGGCATCCATAATCTGCCGAGCTTTTTTGGCCTTTTTCTTTTCATCCTTGGATGTGGAATGTTTCAATCGCTGAACTATCCGATATAGCCGTTTAAATTTTTTGATATTATATGCTGATTGCCGCCACATACTCGTTCCAATGCCCTGGCTGATAATAGCGGCAATTTGAATCATTTTTCGGACTGCATCAAAAAGCAGGTTGATGTCTGTGGGAAAATGAACATCGGTTTCAACAACGAATGAGTCACACCGTCCCATCAATGTCTCATCGTCCGAAGTTTTTTTTTCATCAGAAGTTTATGACCTACTTGTACAACCAGGGTGTTGATTTTATCAAGAACGTCAGGTGTCAGAAGCCTGACATTATCTTTCAGGGTCTGAAGCGGATAGGTGATGTCATCGTCCATCATACCATGTCCCAGCATCTGCCTTAATGTTCTGTGGTTGTTCACCATCTCCTGGAG
This region includes:
- a CDS encoding ISNCY family transposase (programmed frameshift), which gives rise to MRKIFEPQMTFGQTPIDQIKLDMRARDEIPKLLLGLQHIYCDQDLREKVFAILKNVIPEDTDSRNGRPGMDLWKILVMGTIRLNCNWDYDKLQEMVNNHRTLRQMLGHGMMDDDITYPLQTLKDNVRLLTPDVLDKINTLVVQVGHKLLEKKTSDDETLMGRCDSFVVETDVHFPTDINLLFDAVRKMIQIAAIISQGIGTSMWRQSAYNIKKFKRLYRIVQRLKHSTSKDEKKKAKKARQIMDAHKAYIELAEKYILKAKSTIEMMESSDIINAVRAQELQTYINFALWQIDLIKRRVLQDEKIPHRDKIFSIFEPHTEWISKGKAGVPQELGLRVCILEDQYGFILHHRVMEKETDDKVAVAMVRSAQNKFSGLKGCSFDKGFYTPGNKMDLKKTLNILVLPKKGRCNKAECEEETAKDFIRFKRKHSAVESAINGLENHGLDRCPDHGIQGFKRYVGLSVLARNLQIMGHNIQQKGLKQLQRFEQRKAA